CTCCTGCACGTCCTGGGTCCGCTGACCGCCCGCCTGGACCCGTCCCAGCGCAACGAGATCGTGGCCGCGATCGACCTGTACCACCAGGACCAGGCGCCCCTCAGCGGCCCGATGAACCTCCTCCGGCACCACGCCGAAGCAACGGGCCACACCTACCTGGCGCAACAGACCTACCTGGACCCGTACCCCGCCGAGCTGCGCGACCTCTGACGCCTCACTCGCCCGGCACGGCGGTGTGGTCGGGCAGCCCGTGCGTCCGCCGCCGCTCCTTCATCTCGGCCTCGTAGACGTGCCGCCGCCCCTCCATGAGCCGGTCCCGCACGTCCTCCTCGATCCTCCGGAACGCCTTGTAGTACCCGTCGTCGTACTCCTCGACGATCTGGAACGTCCACCGCCCCGACAGCACGTTCCGCCCGATCAGCTCCCGCTCCACCGCGTCCGCCAGGTCCCCGTGCCCGGCCTCCCGCAGCAACCGCACGGCCTCGTCCAGCTGCCCGTCCGCCCGCCCGGTCAGCTGGTGGAACGCGTAAAGATGCCCCCGAGCCTGCTCCGTGGTCTCCAACGCCTCCGAAACCCGCCCGGCCGCCGCCACGACCTCGTCGGAAGCCCCCTCCGGCCTCCGATGCCGCACCTCAGGGCCCTCCGGGACCCCCACCTCTCCGACCATGAGCCGTCAGTACCACCGACCCCCCCACCCAAACGTCCCGAACGACCTCCCACACCCCGATTACCTCGCGCGCGTCGTCCCGCCAATCGACCAGCCCTCGTGCACGACACCACTATCCGCTGGCGACCCACCACTCCGTCCTGCCAAGATCCATCCGGCTGCAGTGAGAGGAGGACGGGATGGACGATCCCGCAGTATGGACGGCCATCCCGGTTCTGGCATGGGGCGTACTGCTGGGTCAATTCTGGCTCTATAAAAGATACTGTTCATTCCTGGTGCGCACAGCGGGAAAGAGCGTCGTCGGGGCGGCCGCCCTCACGCTGGCCGTACACGTCGTACCCATGACGCTGTTCGCAGTGACCGCAGTCCTGATCCATGATCTGGTTCTACCGACCTCCCCAATCTGGCTCGCCGTCCTCCTATACGTATTGGCCGGCATCGTTTATTCACCGCTGGTCGGCCTAGCGATGCCAGGGCGGCACTGGCCGCCCTACGAGACCATCCGCCCCGCCCTGGAAGAAGCCGGGGCGACACTAGGCCAAGAACGGGCGATCGCGTGGATAGGCGGCCTGCTGAGCTTCCCCGGAATGACCACCATCCTGGTAGGAGCCCTAGTCCTATTCGACTGACCGGCCGGCCACGTCGGGACGGTTCACCAGTCCCGGGTGGAGATCAGCTCCTCCGCGTCCGCGGTCGCGGCATTGGTGAGGGCGTACAGAGCCTCCAAATTCGACGGCTGCTCAGCCTCGATCCGCTCACACAGCCGCAAGAGTTGTCAGGTTGATTGCGGCGGGTCGTCCGTGCCGAGGACACAAACGACTCGTCGCGCTTGACGATGGGAGTGCCAGCGGTTGTTGCCGGGCGGTCAGCGGGCCGGGGCGGCGGACTGGACGGCCGTGCGCAGGGCCGCGCGGGTCAGCAGGAGGATGGGGCCGTCCGGGTTCTTGCTGTCTCGCACCGCCACCGCACCGGACACCCCAGCCAACTCGACGCACTCACCGCCGTTGCTCAGGCTTCGGCGGGCCTTACGCCACTCGGCGTTCCTCAAGTCCATCGTTCTTCGGCCACCTTCCTGATGAAGTCTCGCGACATGTCCCCGGGAAGCGCTCTGTTCCGGATATCAGCCAGGACACGTGAGACCTCGGCAAGGTCCGCGGGGTCATCTGTCGTGAGCCCTCGTATAGCGGTCTCTATGTACGCTATGCGGCTCGTATCGGCCATCGTAGCCAACACGAAGCTGCTTCCGTTTCCGGCGTGTTCGCCGCTTCCGAGGACGACCTGGACCGTCACGTTGGGACGCTCGCTGAGGGCGATCAGGTGCTCAAGCTGCTCCCTCATCACCTCGGGGCTGCCGACGGACCGGTGGAGTGCTTGCTCGTCAACCAGGAAGGTCACGATCGGAGCGTTCTCCTTGTCGAGGATCTTCTGCCGTTCCAGCCGCGCCGCTACAGCCTCTTCGTTGCCCTTGAGGAGCGCCTTGGCGTATGCCGGGGTCTGGGCAAGACCAGCTATCACGCAGAGCTGGTAGCACGTGAGTTCGATCGCGTCGCCTTCGATCTGCGGCCAGTCGAACCAGATCGGGACGGGATGCCCGTCCTTGTTCAAGTCCTCCCAGAGGCTGATCAGCGCGCTCCCGGCTTCCAG
The sequence above is drawn from the Actinomadura hallensis genome and encodes:
- a CDS encoding DUF397 domain-containing protein, translated to MDLRNAEWRKARRSLSNGGECVELAGVSGAVAVRDSKNPDGPILLLTRAALRTAVQSAAPAR
- a CDS encoding helix-turn-helix domain-containing protein, encoding MPPRRQRPQESPALVAFGRQLRRMREGKGVKQETIAHLTNLSGAQVSRIEAGKRRASRSFAEIVDDYLEAGSALISLWEDLNKDGHPVPIWFDWPQIEGDAIELTCYQLCVIAGLAQTPAYAKALLKGNEEAVAARLERQKILDKENAPIVTFLVDEQALHRSVGSPEVMREQLEHLIALSERPNVTVQVVLGSGEHAGNGSSFVLATMADTSRIAYIETAIRGLTTDDPADLAEVSRVLADIRNRALPGDMSRDFIRKVAEERWT